The proteins below are encoded in one region of Plutella xylostella chromosome Z, ilPluXylo3.1, whole genome shotgun sequence:
- the LOC125491299 gene encoding sodium/potassium/calcium exchanger 3 isoform X1, whose protein sequence is MSTTNTTDTGLPGLPGPRNCTPPAIDDFPAGFFTELQRQHGAIVIHAFISLYLFIALAVVCEKFFVPAVDRICTALNMTNDVAGATFMAAATSAPELFVNVIGTFITEGDIGVGTIVGSAVFNILAVAACCGIGAGMVVPLDWWPLTRDCLAYGITVSILICIMHDEYVQWYEAFFLVLLYGVYLCIMYYDKSIQNFAKNSWKRFAKDKSSDEHKEGVLEDGISSKTASSKSDHHQHNGNVASVIPYIDSNEKCVDIDTEKVAGGDDKVISLRDIDAVVHDHEIVSDAEGQNDKDVETTKETNGYEHSLWKWPTGQTCFTKTAWIVTWPIHLVFLFTIPDCEKPRFKKWFPLTFIMCIVWIGSLSYIVAWMITIIGDTLMIPDSVMGITFLAAGTSVPEAVSSVIVAKQGHGSMGISNSIGSNTFDILLCLGLPWLIKASLTPAEPGHYWVKINSMGLEYSAISLLSTLLMLYLTFWLNKFKLDAAVGRACLAMYVMFLVLATLIELNVFFPVNVRTCKRSEL, encoded by the exons atgtcgacaacAAACACCACCGACACGG GATTACCCGGGCTCCCGGGGCCGCGTAACTGCACGCCGCCGGCCATCGACGACTTCCCGGCCGGCTTCTTCACGGAGCTGCAGCGACAACATGGCGCCATCGTCATCCACGCCTTCATCTCGCTCTACCTGTTCATAGCGCTCGCCGTCGTCTGCGAGAAGTTTTTTGTGCCGGCCGTGGATAGGATATGCACTG CATTGAACATGACGAATGATGTGGCCGGCGCCACCTTCATGGCGGCCGCCACGTCAGCTCCAGAACTCTTCGTGAACGTGATTGGGACCTTCATCACGGAGGGGGACATCGGAGTGGGCACCATCGTCGGCTCCGCGGTCTTCAACATCCTGGCCGTGGCCGCCTGCTGCGGCATCGGCGCTGGCATG GTGGTTCCGCTGGACTGGTGGCCGCTGACGCGCGACTGCCTCGCGTACGGCATCACCGTGTCCATCCTCATCTGCATCATGCACGATGAGTACGTGCAGTGGTACGAAGCCTTCTTCCTCGTGCTGCTGTACGGAGTCTACCTCTGCATCATGTACTACGACAAATCCATCCAAAACTTCGCCAAAA ATAGTTGGAAACGATTTGCTAAGGACAAGAGCAGTGACGAACATAAAGAAGGCGTACTGGAAG ATGGTATATCATCAAAGACGGCGTCCTCGAAATCCGATCACCATCAGCATAATGGAAATGTGGCAAGTGTCATTCCTTACATTGATTCCAACGAAAAATGCGTTGATATAGACACGGAGAAAGTGGCCGGTGGTGACGACAAAGTAATAAGTCTTCGCGACATTGATGCTGTCGTTCATGACCACGAGATCGTCAGTGATGCTGAAGGACAGAATGACAAGGATGTAGAGACCACTAAAGAAACCAATGGATATGAACATTCTTTGTGGAAATGGCCTACAGGGCAAACCTGTTTTACCAAA ACTGCCTGGATAGTGACGTGGCCAATTCATCTAGTATTCCTGTTTACAATACCCGACTGTGAGAAACCACGCTTTAAGAAATGGTTTCCCTTGACGTTCATTATGTGTATTGTGTGGATCGGTTCATTGTCATACATAGTTGCTTGGATGATCACCATTATTG GTGATACATTGATGATTCCTGATTCAGTTATGGGAATCACTTTCTTGGCAGCAGGCACATCGGTTCCAGAAGCAGTTTCCAGTGTAATAGTTGCTAAGCAAG GTCACGGGTCTATGGGTATAAGCAATTCCATTGGATCAAATACTTTTGACATTCTCCTGTGCCTTGGACTGCCGTGGTTGATTAAGGCATCCCTCACGCCTGCAGAGCCTGGACATTATTGG GTGAAAATAAACTCAATGGGGTTGGAGTACTCTGCCATATCGCTTCTGTCGACGCTGCTGATGTTGTATCTGACATTCTGGCTCAACAAGTTCAAGTTGGATGCGGCGGTGGGCCGGGCCTGCCTCGCCATGTATGTCATGTTCCTGGTACTAGCCACCCTCATCGAGCTGAACGTCTTTTTCCCCGTCAACGTTCGCACGTGCAAGAGGAGCGAACTCTAG
- the LOC125491299 gene encoding sodium/potassium/calcium exchanger 3 isoform X2, which produces MSTTNTTDTGLPGLPGPRNCTPPAIDDFPAGFFTELQRQHGAIVIHAFISLYLFIALAVVCEKFFVPAVDRICTALNMTNDVAGATFMAAATSAPELFVNVIGTFITEGDIGVGTIVGSAVFNILAVAACCGIGAGMVVPLDWWPLTRDCLAYGITVSILICIMHDEYVQWYEAFFLVLLYGVYLCIMYYDKSIQNFAKNGISSKTASSKSDHHQHNGNVASVIPYIDSNEKCVDIDTEKVAGGDDKVISLRDIDAVVHDHEIVSDAEGQNDKDVETTKETNGYEHSLWKWPTGQTCFTKTAWIVTWPIHLVFLFTIPDCEKPRFKKWFPLTFIMCIVWIGSLSYIVAWMITIIGDTLMIPDSVMGITFLAAGTSVPEAVSSVIVAKQGHGSMGISNSIGSNTFDILLCLGLPWLIKASLTPAEPGHYWVKINSMGLEYSAISLLSTLLMLYLTFWLNKFKLDAAVGRACLAMYVMFLVLATLIELNVFFPVNVRTCKRSEL; this is translated from the exons atgtcgacaacAAACACCACCGACACGG GATTACCCGGGCTCCCGGGGCCGCGTAACTGCACGCCGCCGGCCATCGACGACTTCCCGGCCGGCTTCTTCACGGAGCTGCAGCGACAACATGGCGCCATCGTCATCCACGCCTTCATCTCGCTCTACCTGTTCATAGCGCTCGCCGTCGTCTGCGAGAAGTTTTTTGTGCCGGCCGTGGATAGGATATGCACTG CATTGAACATGACGAATGATGTGGCCGGCGCCACCTTCATGGCGGCCGCCACGTCAGCTCCAGAACTCTTCGTGAACGTGATTGGGACCTTCATCACGGAGGGGGACATCGGAGTGGGCACCATCGTCGGCTCCGCGGTCTTCAACATCCTGGCCGTGGCCGCCTGCTGCGGCATCGGCGCTGGCATG GTGGTTCCGCTGGACTGGTGGCCGCTGACGCGCGACTGCCTCGCGTACGGCATCACCGTGTCCATCCTCATCTGCATCATGCACGATGAGTACGTGCAGTGGTACGAAGCCTTCTTCCTCGTGCTGCTGTACGGAGTCTACCTCTGCATCATGTACTACGACAAATCCATCCAAAACTTCGCCAAAA ATGGTATATCATCAAAGACGGCGTCCTCGAAATCCGATCACCATCAGCATAATGGAAATGTGGCAAGTGTCATTCCTTACATTGATTCCAACGAAAAATGCGTTGATATAGACACGGAGAAAGTGGCCGGTGGTGACGACAAAGTAATAAGTCTTCGCGACATTGATGCTGTCGTTCATGACCACGAGATCGTCAGTGATGCTGAAGGACAGAATGACAAGGATGTAGAGACCACTAAAGAAACCAATGGATATGAACATTCTTTGTGGAAATGGCCTACAGGGCAAACCTGTTTTACCAAA ACTGCCTGGATAGTGACGTGGCCAATTCATCTAGTATTCCTGTTTACAATACCCGACTGTGAGAAACCACGCTTTAAGAAATGGTTTCCCTTGACGTTCATTATGTGTATTGTGTGGATCGGTTCATTGTCATACATAGTTGCTTGGATGATCACCATTATTG GTGATACATTGATGATTCCTGATTCAGTTATGGGAATCACTTTCTTGGCAGCAGGCACATCGGTTCCAGAAGCAGTTTCCAGTGTAATAGTTGCTAAGCAAG GTCACGGGTCTATGGGTATAAGCAATTCCATTGGATCAAATACTTTTGACATTCTCCTGTGCCTTGGACTGCCGTGGTTGATTAAGGCATCCCTCACGCCTGCAGAGCCTGGACATTATTGG GTGAAAATAAACTCAATGGGGTTGGAGTACTCTGCCATATCGCTTCTGTCGACGCTGCTGATGTTGTATCTGACATTCTGGCTCAACAAGTTCAAGTTGGATGCGGCGGTGGGCCGGGCCTGCCTCGCCATGTATGTCATGTTCCTGGTACTAGCCACCCTCATCGAGCTGAACGTCTTTTTCCCCGTCAACGTTCGCACGTGCAAGAGGAGCGAACTCTAG